In one window of Ovis aries strain OAR_USU_Benz2616 breed Rambouillet chromosome 5, ARS-UI_Ramb_v3.0, whole genome shotgun sequence DNA:
- the FAM170A gene encoding protein FAM170A, translating into MKRRQKRKHLENEESQETAEKGGGISKSQEDPPQLGCTAVARVCPQGSGEVSSASEYFSCVSSPRKLIYGGVWKLHRDSPQPRAPLAHLQEQGEIAPLSPRVSFSSPSSYKTCATSLHMNKEKRGMKIYYMRVQMKKGVAVSWEAEKPSESLEKQPRMEEVTLPEDVWVGTPPSDVSTRNLLSDSEPSGEEKEHEERVESDSPVPGSPAVEERPRARTPDWLVTMETGFRCMACCRVFPSLEVLQEHVQNGIREGFSCHVFHLTMAQLTGNVEPENTPEEEVEDEEEDEDGEDEEQKEKENEEQQPAGEDVSLRRPWSQCPGCVFHSPKDRK; encoded by the exons ATGAAAAGGCGACAAAAGAGGAAACACCTGGAAAATGAAGAGTCCCAGGAGACTGCCGAGAAGGGAGGAG GAATCTCAAAATCACAAGAGGATCCCCCTCAGCTAGGATGCACTGCAGTGGCCCGAGTCTGCCCCCAAGGGTCAGGGGAggtctcttctgcttctgaatACTTCTCCTGTGTTTCTTCTCCACGCAAGCTCATCTATGGTG GAGTCTGGAAGTTGCATCGAGACAGTCCCCAGCCTAGAGCACCCCTAGCCCATCTTCAAGAACAAGGGGAGATAGCTCCCCTGTCACCAcgtgtctccttctcctccccttcatCCTACAAGACCTGTGCAACCTCTCTACATATGAACAAAGAAAAGAGGGGCATGAAAATATACTACATGCGGGTACAAATGAAAAAGGGTGTTGCTGTCTCCTGGGAGGCAGAGAAACCCTCAGAGTCGCTAGAAAAGCAGCCGAGGATGGAGGAAGTGACCCTTCCTGAGGACGTGTGGGTGGGGACTCCCCCCTCGGACGTGTCTACCAGAAACCTCCTGTCTGACAGCGAGCCCAGCGGGGAGGAGAAAGAGCATGAGGAGAGGGTTGAGTCCGACAGCCCCGTCCCAGGGTCACCCGCTGTCGAGGAGAGACCCCGGGCCAGGACACCCGACTGGCTGGTGACCATGGAGACTGGCTTCCGGTGCATGGCCTGCTGCCGGGTCTTCCCCAGCCTGGAGGTCCTGCAGGAACACGTGCAGAATGGCATCCGCGAGGGCTTCAGCTGCCACGTCTTTCATCTCACCATGGCCCAGCTGACAGGCAACGTGGAACCAGAGAACACCcctgaggaggaggtggaggacgaggaggaggacgaggacgGGGAGGACGAggagcagaaagagaaggagaatgaGGAGCAGCAGCCTGCGGGGGAAGATGTCAGCTTGAGGAGACCCTGGAGCCAGTGTCCAGGCTGTGTGTTCCATTCTCCCAAGGACCGGAAGTGA